A DNA window from Luteolibacter luteus contains the following coding sequences:
- the recF gene encoding DNA replication/repair protein RecF (All proteins in this family for which functions are known are DNA-binding proteins that assist the filamentation of RecA onto DNA for the initiation of recombination or recombinational repair.) — MLRTLRAVDFRCFSGLSLEIPAAGAVFTGDNAQGKTSILEAVCMLVRLHSPRTRRMPAMTRMGSGSGFGIAGEAWEMERRVRWQGGLDLMVDGEPREGPGTYLADGGLLVWMGNEDLDLVRGSAEGRRRYLDFIGSQIEPGYRTALARYRRALKAKNLLLKDPRPREEEIRSYEEVMIADGSLLVDSRARMVSLLSPRASASQQQVSGKDEALGLEYRPAGGADLRAAMEQARERERRQRQSFVGPHRDDLLLTVNGLSAAEFASEGQQRTVALALKLAQGEALAAARGSLPVYLIDDVFGELDPGRRNAVLHALPAHAQKWITTTHLGWLEESHGLGGMNRYTVKAGEIS; from the coding sequence GTGCTCCGCACCCTCCGCGCCGTCGATTTTCGCTGTTTTTCCGGGCTTTCGCTGGAAATTCCGGCCGCAGGCGCGGTTTTCACGGGGGACAACGCCCAAGGGAAAACCTCCATCCTAGAGGCCGTTTGCATGCTCGTCCGCCTGCACTCGCCCCGCACCCGGCGGATGCCCGCCATGACCCGCATGGGCAGCGGCAGTGGCTTCGGAATCGCCGGGGAAGCATGGGAAATGGAGCGCCGCGTCCGCTGGCAGGGCGGCTTGGATTTGATGGTGGACGGCGAGCCGCGCGAAGGTCCCGGCACTTACCTCGCCGATGGCGGCTTGCTGGTCTGGATGGGAAATGAGGATCTCGATCTCGTCCGCGGTTCCGCCGAAGGTCGCCGCCGTTACCTCGATTTCATCGGCTCCCAAATCGAGCCCGGCTACCGCACGGCGCTCGCCCGTTACCGCCGCGCGCTGAAGGCGAAAAACCTCCTGCTGAAGGACCCGCGCCCTCGCGAGGAAGAGATCCGCTCCTATGAGGAAGTGATGATCGCCGATGGCAGCCTGCTGGTCGATTCCCGCGCCCGCATGGTTTCCCTGCTTTCTCCGCGGGCCTCCGCCTCCCAGCAGCAGGTCAGCGGGAAGGACGAAGCACTCGGTCTGGAGTATCGCCCAGCCGGCGGGGCTGACCTCCGTGCCGCGATGGAGCAAGCCCGCGAGCGCGAGCGCCGCCAGCGCCAGAGCTTCGTCGGACCGCATCGCGATGACCTCTTGCTCACGGTCAATGGACTCTCCGCCGCCGAGTTCGCCAGCGAAGGCCAGCAGCGAACCGTGGCGCTCGCGCTGAAGCTCGCCCAAGGCGAAGCCCTCGCCGCGGCCCGCGGCAGCCTGCCCGTCTATCTTATCGATGATGTCTTCGGCGAACTCGACCCCGGCCGCCGCAATGCCGTGCTCCATGCCCTGCCCGCGCACGCGCAAAAATGGATCACCACCACCCACCTCGGCTGGCTGGAAGAATCCCACGGCCTAGGTGGGATGAACCGCTATACGGTGAAGGCAGGGGAGATAAGCTGA
- the hisS gene encoding histidine--tRNA ligase has translation MAGPRLQALPGFRDFLPKDTAARNYLFETWRSVARRYGFVEYETPLLEDTALYLKKSGGELSSQLFRFEDQGGRDVTLRPEVTPSMARLAAQHQRDFPKPLKWFEIGQCFRYEKPQKGRGREFFQFNVDIVGEAGPQADAELIALAIDTMLAFGFQKGDFIVRVSDRQAWVDFATKRGVPEEGITDFLQIIDKLEREKPEVTEQKLAAIGLSSAEVNNFIANPENASASFETIRAELTARGLGEYLSLDLSIVRGLAYYTGVVFEVFDSKKSMRAVAGGGRYDTLVETISDGAVSMPATGFAMGDYVIRNLIEETAHTDLLMEAWMQRNAAACEVYLVLADDSKRPEALEILSELRNAGISCDLPFTAAKINKQFQSAEKCGARFALVIGSELPELKLKVLSSRIEEPCHVLGLADWLKDRLKEPDGPLLA, from the coding sequence ATGGCAGGTCCTCGTCTCCAAGCACTTCCCGGTTTCCGCGACTTTCTCCCGAAAGACACCGCGGCCCGTAACTATTTGTTTGAGACCTGGCGCTCCGTGGCTCGCCGCTACGGCTTCGTGGAATACGAGACGCCGCTACTGGAGGATACCGCCCTCTACCTGAAGAAGTCGGGTGGGGAGCTTTCCTCCCAGCTTTTCCGCTTCGAAGACCAAGGTGGCCGCGACGTGACCCTGCGCCCGGAAGTGACGCCTTCGATGGCGCGTCTGGCGGCGCAGCACCAGCGGGATTTCCCGAAGCCGCTGAAGTGGTTCGAGATCGGCCAGTGCTTCCGCTACGAGAAGCCACAGAAGGGCCGCGGCCGGGAGTTCTTCCAGTTCAATGTCGACATCGTCGGCGAGGCAGGCCCGCAGGCCGATGCCGAGCTGATCGCTTTGGCAATTGATACGATGCTCGCCTTCGGCTTCCAGAAGGGTGATTTCATCGTGCGCGTGTCCGACCGACAGGCATGGGTGGACTTCGCTACGAAGCGCGGGGTGCCAGAGGAAGGCATCACCGATTTCCTGCAAATCATCGACAAGCTGGAGCGTGAGAAGCCGGAGGTCACGGAGCAGAAGCTCGCGGCCATCGGTCTGAGCAGCGCGGAGGTAAACAACTTCATCGCGAATCCGGAAAACGCGTCGGCGTCCTTTGAAACGATCCGAGCAGAACTCACCGCACGCGGCTTGGGCGAGTACCTCTCGCTGGATCTTTCGATCGTCCGCGGCCTTGCCTATTATACCGGCGTCGTCTTCGAGGTTTTCGATTCGAAGAAGTCGATGCGTGCGGTGGCCGGTGGCGGTCGCTACGACACGCTGGTGGAAACGATTTCCGATGGTGCCGTCTCGATGCCCGCGACGGGCTTCGCGATGGGCGACTATGTGATCCGCAACTTGATCGAGGAAACCGCCCACACAGACCTGTTGATGGAGGCTTGGATGCAGCGTAATGCCGCGGCTTGTGAGGTGTATCTCGTCCTGGCGGATGACTCGAAGCGCCCCGAGGCACTGGAAATCCTCAGTGAACTCCGGAACGCCGGAATTTCCTGCGACCTGCCTTTCACCGCGGCGAAGATCAACAAGCAGTTCCAGAGCGCTGAGAAGTGCGGAGCCCGCTTCGCCCTCGTGATCGGCAGCGAGCTACCGGAGCTCAAGCTGAAGGTCCTCTCTTCCCGCATTGAGGAGCCCTGCCATGTGCTCGGCCTCGCCGACTGGCTGAAGGATCGCCTTAAGGAACCCGACGGCCCTCTCCTCGCTTGA
- a CDS encoding GxxExxY protein, with the protein MNLETATETIIGIGYAVMNEVGCGLREKAYENAMVREFQLRSIPYDQQKAYPVYYKDTQVDLLIPDLVVFDKVVIDTKTIKFISDRELAEMLTYLKVTKLPAGLILNFGNPKVEVKRIHPLR; encoded by the coding sequence ATGAATCTGGAAACAGCCACAGAAACGATCATCGGGATTGGCTATGCAGTCATGAACGAAGTCGGCTGCGGACTTCGTGAGAAAGCATACGAAAATGCGATGGTCAGGGAGTTCCAGCTCCGATCAATCCCCTACGATCAGCAGAAGGCCTACCCGGTTTACTACAAGGACACTCAAGTAGACTTGCTTATCCCTGACCTCGTTGTTTTCGACAAGGTAGTCATCGACACCAAAACCATCAAATTCATCAGCGACCGGGAACTGGCTGAAATGCTGACCTACCTCAAGGTCACCAAGCTTCCCGCCGGACTAATTCTCAATTTCGGAAACCCAAAGGTGGAAGTTAAGCGAATCCATCCACTGCGCTGA
- the aspS gene encoding aspartate--tRNA ligase — protein MRTHHCNELRSSHIGETATLIGWVNTVRDQGGVIFVDLRDREGVTQCVFRPEESPEAAAASHKLRGEDVVQVTGKVSKRLEGTINEKLGTGEIELVATSLVVVNKADVLPFQLDKELSNEDLRMRYRYLDIRRPRITHNLRTRHRVTKSTRDFLDEQGFCEIETPILSKSTPEGARDFLVPSRLQPGSFYALPQAPQQYKQLLMVGGLEKYFQIAKCFRDEDLRADRQPEFTQIDIEASFVGQDDIIKLVEGLLGRVFKEARNTEIPASFDRITWREAMNTYGSDKPDRRFEMHITDLADVFANSTFKVFSGALQSGGTVKAINAKGFSNITTGQVEALTQIAVQAGAKGLAYIQVRGETVDTWRSPITKFLSPEEIEAMKAKLNIEPGDLILFGAGAWEPTCDILGRVRLACADYQKLLEGNEELNFLWVTEFPLLAFDEETGRYVAVHHPFTRPLKEDEEKLLNGELSTDLRAQAYDVVLNGTELGGGSIRIHEAPLQAAMFKALGISDETAAEEFGHILDAFRFGAPPHGGLALGLDRTVMLICGEQSIREVIAFPKNNKGSDLMSQSPAEVEAKQLRDLRIQTVKKPATGTPTPQA, from the coding sequence ATGCGCACACATCACTGCAACGAACTCCGTTCCTCACATATCGGTGAAACCGCCACTTTGATTGGCTGGGTGAATACCGTGCGCGACCAAGGCGGCGTGATCTTCGTGGACCTCCGCGACCGCGAAGGCGTGACGCAGTGCGTCTTCCGCCCCGAGGAGAGCCCGGAGGCCGCTGCTGCCAGCCACAAGCTGCGCGGCGAAGACGTGGTCCAGGTGACCGGAAAGGTTTCCAAGCGCCTCGAAGGCACGATCAACGAGAAGCTCGGCACCGGCGAAATCGAACTGGTGGCCACCAGCCTCGTAGTGGTGAACAAGGCTGACGTGCTCCCCTTCCAGCTCGACAAGGAACTGTCGAACGAGGACCTGCGCATGCGCTACCGCTATCTGGACATCCGCCGCCCGCGGATCACCCACAACCTGCGCACGCGCCACCGCGTCACCAAGTCCACCCGCGACTTCCTCGACGAGCAGGGCTTCTGCGAAATCGAGACGCCGATCCTTTCCAAGTCCACGCCGGAAGGCGCGCGTGACTTCTTGGTGCCATCCCGTCTGCAACCCGGCTCTTTCTACGCACTGCCGCAGGCTCCGCAGCAGTACAAGCAGCTCTTGATGGTCGGCGGCTTGGAGAAATACTTCCAGATCGCGAAGTGCTTCCGCGACGAAGACCTGCGCGCCGATCGCCAGCCGGAGTTCACCCAGATCGATATCGAAGCGTCCTTCGTCGGCCAGGACGACATCATCAAGCTGGTCGAGGGACTGCTGGGACGGGTCTTCAAGGAAGCCCGCAACACTGAGATCCCGGCGAGCTTCGATCGCATCACCTGGCGCGAAGCGATGAACACCTACGGTTCCGACAAGCCGGACCGTCGCTTCGAAATGCACATCACCGACCTCGCCGATGTGTTCGCCAATTCCACCTTCAAGGTTTTCTCCGGCGCGCTGCAATCCGGCGGGACGGTGAAGGCAATCAATGCGAAGGGCTTCTCCAACATCACCACCGGCCAAGTGGAAGCACTCACCCAGATCGCCGTGCAAGCGGGTGCGAAGGGTCTTGCTTACATCCAGGTGCGCGGTGAAACCGTGGATACTTGGCGCTCCCCGATCACCAAGTTCCTTTCCCCGGAGGAAATCGAGGCGATGAAAGCCAAGCTCAATATCGAGCCCGGCGACCTCATCCTCTTTGGAGCCGGTGCCTGGGAGCCAACCTGCGATATCCTAGGCCGCGTACGTCTCGCCTGTGCGGACTACCAGAAGCTGCTGGAAGGAAACGAGGAGCTGAACTTCCTCTGGGTCACGGAATTCCCGCTGCTTGCCTTCGACGAGGAGACTGGCCGCTACGTCGCGGTGCACCACCCCTTCACCCGCCCGCTGAAGGAAGACGAGGAGAAGCTACTGAACGGCGAACTCTCCACCGATCTCCGTGCGCAAGCCTACGACGTGGTGCTGAACGGCACCGAACTCGGTGGCGGTTCCATCCGTATTCACGAAGCCCCGCTACAGGCCGCCATGTTCAAGGCGCTCGGCATTTCCGATGAAACTGCCGCGGAGGAATTCGGCCACATTCTCGACGCCTTCCGCTTCGGCGCTCCGCCGCACGGCGGCTTGGCCCTCGGCCTGGACCGCACCGTGATGCTGATCTGCGGCGAGCAGTCGATCCGCGAAGTCATCGCGTTCCCGAAGAACAACAAGGGCAGCGACCTGATGAGCCAGTCCCCGGCAGAAGTCGAAGCCAAGCAACTTCGCGATCTGCGCATCCAGACCGTGAAGAAGCCGGCCACCGGCACTCCCACTCCGCAGGCATAA
- a CDS encoding ATP-grasp domain-containing protein, which yields MNLLFPCEPFSPRRVEPDFVSEYEAARLAGFPCTLYSHEDLEAGDIVKALKMLPEPGEDRRILMRGWMAPGERYRLLHAGLSDRGYQPLTSPDGYDEAHYLPLAYPITAGLTARSQWIEGDNEDDAWQLYQGFRGADAIIKDWVKSAKSRWKDACYIPAGTSRERFGEMFRIFRQERGKLFNRGVVLREFLPFMERGRDILGLPMVEETRLFFWQGECLVPADRNSPGPMDEIGRWTTIARQFLSPFVTVDVALLEDGSWKIVETGDGQVSGLPLGLDPERFYMALWNKSY from the coding sequence ATGAACCTCCTCTTCCCCTGCGAACCCTTTTCGCCCCGACGAGTCGAGCCCGACTTCGTGAGCGAGTATGAAGCTGCCCGTTTGGCGGGCTTTCCTTGCACTCTCTACTCCCATGAGGACCTAGAGGCTGGAGACATCGTCAAAGCCCTGAAGATGCTGCCTGAGCCTGGCGAGGACCGGCGGATTCTGATGCGTGGCTGGATGGCGCCCGGCGAGCGCTATCGATTGCTCCACGCCGGACTCTCGGATCGCGGCTACCAGCCACTGACCTCTCCGGATGGCTACGATGAAGCCCACTACCTCCCGCTTGCCTACCCGATCACCGCGGGACTCACCGCCCGCAGCCAATGGATCGAGGGCGACAACGAGGACGACGCATGGCAACTTTACCAAGGCTTCCGCGGAGCCGACGCGATCATCAAGGATTGGGTGAAGTCGGCAAAGTCCCGCTGGAAAGACGCTTGCTACATTCCTGCAGGCACCAGTCGTGAACGCTTCGGAGAAATGTTCCGAATCTTCCGCCAAGAACGGGGCAAGCTTTTCAACCGCGGCGTGGTCCTGCGAGAATTCCTGCCCTTTATGGAGCGAGGCCGCGACATCCTCGGGTTGCCGATGGTCGAAGAAACCCGCCTGTTCTTCTGGCAGGGCGAGTGCCTCGTTCCAGCGGACCGGAACTCACCAGGACCGATGGACGAGATCGGACGCTGGACCACGATCGCGAGGCAATTCCTCTCTCCATTTGTCACGGTCGATGTCGCTCTTCTTGAGGACGGCAGTTGGAAGATCGTGGAGACAGGCGACGGCCAAGTATCCGGCCTTCCCCTCGGACTGGATCCGGAACGCTTCTACATGGCGCTATGGAACAAGAGCTACTGA
- a CDS encoding DUF3293 domain-containing protein, with translation MVIPQEYLTTVFQIPGAFTAFPPSFAIITAWNPMDRPATRRENDLADEALRRSLELRQLPYLRVTGCSPDLSHREPGWGARLSKPEAIRLGKRFGQRAIWWVENDELILVMCEDGNETPLGSFQLRVRRTS, from the coding sequence ATGGTTATTCCTCAAGAATATCTTACAACCGTCTTCCAGATCCCGGGCGCATTCACCGCCTTTCCGCCGAGCTTCGCGATCATCACCGCGTGGAACCCGATGGATCGTCCTGCCACCCGGAGGGAGAATGATCTCGCCGATGAGGCGCTGCGCCGCTCTCTGGAATTACGGCAACTGCCGTACCTGCGCGTGACCGGTTGCTCGCCCGACCTTTCCCACCGCGAGCCGGGCTGGGGTGCCCGCTTGTCAAAGCCGGAGGCCATCCGACTCGGCAAGCGCTTCGGCCAACGCGCAATCTGGTGGGTTGAGAACGATGAGCTGATCCTTGTCATGTGTGAAGACGGCAATGAAACCCCGCTTGGATCCTTCCAGCTCAGGGTCCGTCGGACATCGTGA